In Edaphobacter paludis, a single window of DNA contains:
- the fliP gene encoding flagellar type III secretion system pore protein FliP (The bacterial flagellar biogenesis protein FliP forms a type III secretion system (T3SS)-type pore required for flagellar assembly.), whose protein sequence is MSPKLHAQQVQSSRFLVAFVSPESFWVNHAPEAVKSVHGNGQKSAGAVRGKINKSQSSISGVAPASNGKDSITQAIEANRSVPWSIVLGLTLLTLLPAILLSITPMVRLLVVFHFLRQALGTQTAPSNQILMGLALMMTWFLMQPVLQKVEQVAVVPYQAGTISGMEAMDRGLAPVKQYMLRYAREKDLEVFAAAGMGTRPQSREDLPIQVVVPAYILSELKAGFQIGAVLFLPFLLVDLVVASVTTSVGMMQLPPVVISTPLKILLFVMVDGWNLLAHQLIKSF, encoded by the coding sequence GTGTCCCCGAAGCTCCATGCGCAGCAGGTCCAGAGTTCTCGATTTCTTGTTGCTTTTGTCTCCCCCGAGTCGTTCTGGGTAAACCACGCACCTGAAGCTGTGAAGTCCGTGCATGGTAATGGACAGAAATCTGCTGGAGCGGTGAGAGGCAAGATCAACAAGAGCCAGAGCTCCATTTCAGGGGTTGCTCCGGCGTCGAACGGTAAAGATTCGATTACGCAGGCGATTGAGGCAAACAGAAGCGTGCCTTGGTCGATCGTTCTGGGTCTCACGCTGTTGACCTTGCTCCCGGCGATACTTTTATCGATTACGCCGATGGTGCGACTACTTGTCGTATTTCACTTTCTGCGGCAGGCCCTGGGGACACAGACTGCCCCATCAAACCAGATCCTGATGGGGCTGGCGCTGATGATGACCTGGTTTCTGATGCAGCCGGTGTTGCAGAAGGTAGAACAGGTTGCGGTGGTGCCTTATCAGGCCGGGACCATTTCAGGGATGGAGGCCATGGATCGTGGTCTCGCTCCGGTCAAGCAATACATGCTTCGGTACGCGCGCGAAAAAGATCTTGAGGTCTTCGCTGCGGCAGGGATGGGGACACGACCCCAGTCTCGGGAGGATCTTCCAATCCAGGTAGTCGTGCCGGCTTACATCCTGAGCGAGCTGAAAGCGGGGTTCCAGATTGGGGCGGTGCTGTTTCTTCCGTTTCTGCTCGTAGACCTGGTGGTGGCGAGCGTAACGACATCGGTAGGCATGATGCAACTGCCTCCGGTGGTGATCTCTACCCCCTTGAAGATTCTGTTGTTCGTGATGGTCGACGGATGGAACTTGTTGGCGCACCAGTTGATTAAAAGTTTCTAA
- a CDS encoding flagellar biosynthetic protein FliQ: MMRKVLMEAMMLSAPLLVAACLVSLVVSLLQTLTSVQEQTLTIVPRLVVVFVVTMATLPWMVHRLVSFTVRMFTDFHRYLG, encoded by the coding sequence ATGATGAGAAAGGTGCTTATGGAGGCGATGATGCTGAGCGCGCCGCTGTTGGTGGCGGCTTGCCTGGTAAGCCTCGTAGTCAGTCTTCTGCAGACGCTGACCAGCGTGCAGGAGCAGACATTGACCATTGTTCCGAGATTAGTGGTTGTGTTCGTTGTGACGATGGCGACGCTCCCCTGGATGGTGCATCGGTTAGTAAGTTTTACGGTGCGTATGTTCACCGACTTCCACAGGTACCTGGGATAG
- a CDS encoding flagellar biosynthetic protein FliR translates to MNAETNTLIQDWPQFLIAAVLVMIRLSGLMMFAPVFSSAAIAPRIKAGFVIAMTVLLAPAIATVPNARATLDVQAVLGELGVGLVFGLSLMLLTEALMFAGMLLGMQFSFSLVNLMDPNSMIETPVLGQMLNWLGVLVIIGSGLDRSLLAALVRSFRIVPVGQAVIQAKTGAGLAMMAGGIFLAGLQLAAPVIAAALAVEMTISLVGRLSPQLPAMVMSIPLKTMVSYAVLIGSLAVWPGWIEHHFTALLDAAGKLVATL, encoded by the coding sequence ATGAACGCTGAGACGAATACGTTGATACAGGATTGGCCGCAGTTTCTGATAGCGGCGGTGCTGGTGATGATTCGGTTAAGCGGCCTGATGATGTTTGCCCCGGTGTTCTCCTCTGCGGCGATCGCGCCGCGGATCAAAGCAGGATTTGTCATTGCTATGACGGTGCTGCTGGCGCCCGCCATCGCGACGGTACCTAACGCGAGGGCCACGCTGGATGTGCAGGCGGTGCTGGGCGAACTGGGTGTGGGGTTGGTCTTTGGCCTTTCGCTGATGTTGCTGACAGAGGCGCTCATGTTTGCGGGGATGCTGCTGGGAATGCAGTTCAGTTTTTCGCTGGTGAATCTGATGGATCCGAACTCCATGATCGAAACGCCGGTTCTGGGACAGATGCTCAATTGGTTAGGCGTTCTTGTCATCATTGGTTCTGGATTGGATCGGAGCCTGCTGGCGGCATTGGTGCGGAGCTTTCGAATCGTACCTGTGGGGCAGGCAGTGATTCAAGCAAAGACTGGTGCCGGATTGGCGATGATGGCTGGCGGGATATTTTTGGCGGGGTTGCAACTTGCGGCACCCGTGATTGCAGCAGCGCTTGCTGTCGAGATGACAATTTCGCTGGTGGGACGACTATCGCCGCAGCTACCGGCGATGGTGATGAGTATTCCACTGAAGACGATGGTGTCTTACGCCGTTCTGATCGGAAGCCTGGCGGTGTGGCCGGGATGGATCGAGCACCACTTCACAGCGTTGCTCGACGCGGCCGGAAAATTGGTGGCAACCCTATGA
- a CDS encoding EscU/YscU/HrcU family type III secretion system export apparatus switch protein, with the protein MSEKGTEQATPQRKKKAKEKGDGVRSRELLSAIAMLGGVLMLGATAHGFVSSWGKVYSESLHSAAVGEVNGEQRWNEAIRKMLEPALLPVGLVLAASFTGALMAGVAQAGGVEIHPNAIEPQFSKLNPATNLGHLFSLRSATRVMKSLVPAAAMVMLGWSALKALMLPMPVMSLVRLPATFSAAYGLALDAAWITLAWSALDYAIEWRSWNERLKMSKQEMREEMKDAMGNPQIKGRIRQIQRAMRKRKVKADMSRASVVITNPTHYAVALEFSFETMQAPVVLAKGRDLLAAEIREEARWAGIPIIENPPLARSLYKTVEQGQSIPFELYAAVAGILAYLYRQKVEERMKRERQAQQAQQEAGHRGTVGLVGLRGYGGGM; encoded by the coding sequence ATGAGTGAAAAGGGAACAGAACAGGCCACACCCCAACGGAAGAAGAAGGCGAAAGAAAAGGGAGACGGCGTTCGCAGTCGTGAACTCCTCTCCGCGATTGCGATGCTTGGCGGCGTGTTGATGCTTGGAGCTACAGCACATGGATTTGTCTCAAGTTGGGGGAAGGTCTATTCAGAAAGCCTGCACTCCGCGGCCGTGGGCGAGGTGAATGGTGAGCAGCGGTGGAATGAGGCAATTCGAAAGATGCTCGAGCCTGCGCTGTTGCCCGTGGGCCTTGTTCTGGCCGCGAGCTTTACCGGAGCGCTGATGGCTGGCGTGGCCCAGGCAGGAGGTGTAGAGATTCATCCGAATGCAATTGAGCCGCAGTTCTCGAAGCTAAATCCAGCTACTAATCTGGGTCATCTGTTCAGTCTGCGGTCTGCCACACGGGTGATGAAGTCGCTGGTGCCCGCTGCTGCGATGGTCATGCTTGGATGGAGCGCGCTAAAGGCGCTGATGCTGCCGATGCCGGTGATGAGTCTGGTGCGGCTTCCGGCTACGTTTTCGGCGGCGTACGGGCTGGCGTTAGATGCGGCATGGATCACGCTTGCGTGGTCGGCGCTGGATTATGCGATCGAGTGGAGAAGCTGGAATGAGCGGCTCAAGATGAGCAAGCAGGAGATGCGCGAAGAGATGAAGGATGCGATGGGAAATCCACAAATTAAGGGACGAATCCGGCAGATACAAAGGGCGATGCGCAAGCGCAAAGTGAAGGCGGACATGTCGAGAGCAAGTGTTGTCATCACCAACCCCACGCATTATGCAGTGGCTCTGGAGTTCAGCTTCGAGACGATGCAAGCCCCTGTCGTGCTGGCGAAGGGGCGCGACCTGCTGGCCGCGGAGATTCGTGAAGAGGCGCGCTGGGCGGGAATTCCAATTATTGAAAATCCTCCATTGGCGCGCAGTCTCTACAAAACTGTCGAGCAGGGGCAATCGATCCCATTTGAACTCTACGCAGCAGTGGCAGGAATCTTGGCATATCTGTATCGACAAAAAGTAGAAGAACGAATGAAACGGGAACGTCAGGCCCAGCAGGCACAACAGGAAGCCGGGCATCGAGGAACGGTTGGACTGGTTGGATTGCGCGGTTACGGAGGTGGGATGTGA
- the flhA gene encoding flagellar biosynthesis protein FlhA, with amino-acid sequence MIFVMLIPVPSFVLDLLLAASITASVIVFLTAVQVRRAVDFSVFPTLLLLLTMFRLSLNLASSRRILLHGHEGTHAAGSVIEAFGQFVVGGNYVVGFVLFLALIAIQFLVVSHGAVRTAEVTARFTLDALPGKQMAIDADMNAGLIDEQGARKRRQAIAREAEFYGAMDGAARFNQRDSMATILITAINIIAGLLIGVLQQGADLTTAVKTYTILTVGDGLVTMIPSLLVSIAGGIVLTRASSSGSLDTELGTQLLRGKNTLWIACGVLLALALIPGLPKLSFVLMAVGVALIARKLPAAKEEAVLLADEAAEDGATPKDKTKSIDSAKNENLASLLKMDELTLEIGFQLIPMVDEKQGGQMLNRVRALRRHLATELGFIVPPIHITDNLRLKPREYVVSLRGIEIARWQTEQNCLLAVNADSKARALPGVETREPAFGVLARWIQPGLEEQALAAGYSVVDQTTVIGTHLGELIRRHAHELLGRQEVKRLLDSMNDSYPKLVEELVPKLMTLGEVQRVLQQLLREQVSIRDLGSILEYLVEAAQSSKNVVHLVETVRQSLGRGLIHPLLDGEGSLRVLMLEPMLEADLLNTFDPKSTLLLGDGAKPGTMPVDFLRRLVESVKRLTGGNSTSALPVLLCPSPARYHVRRWLEPFLPKVTVLAPAEIPNEIRVRSMGTVG; translated from the coding sequence ATGATCTTTGTCATGCTGATTCCAGTGCCGAGTTTTGTGCTGGACTTGTTGCTGGCAGCGTCGATTACGGCGTCGGTGATTGTTTTTCTGACCGCAGTGCAGGTACGTCGCGCAGTGGATTTTTCTGTATTTCCGACGCTGCTGCTGTTGTTGACCATGTTTCGGTTGTCTCTGAATCTGGCGTCCAGTCGAAGGATTCTGTTGCACGGACACGAGGGAACACATGCTGCCGGTTCGGTCATCGAGGCCTTTGGGCAGTTTGTGGTCGGTGGCAATTACGTGGTGGGATTCGTGTTGTTTCTTGCCCTCATCGCGATCCAATTTCTCGTAGTCAGCCATGGTGCCGTACGAACGGCTGAGGTGACAGCCCGCTTCACACTGGATGCGTTGCCCGGTAAACAGATGGCCATCGACGCGGACATGAATGCCGGCCTAATCGACGAGCAGGGCGCGAGAAAACGGCGGCAGGCAATCGCGCGCGAGGCTGAGTTCTATGGCGCGATGGATGGCGCCGCGAGGTTCAACCAGCGCGACTCGATGGCAACCATTTTAATTACGGCGATTAACATCATCGCCGGCTTACTGATTGGCGTGCTTCAGCAGGGTGCGGATCTAACGACAGCCGTCAAGACGTATACGATTCTCACCGTCGGCGATGGCCTGGTGACAATGATTCCCAGCCTGCTGGTGTCGATTGCAGGGGGCATCGTACTCACGCGCGCCTCTTCTTCGGGGTCACTCGACACAGAGCTTGGGACGCAGTTGCTGCGAGGAAAAAACACGCTCTGGATCGCCTGTGGGGTTCTACTGGCGCTGGCTCTGATTCCGGGATTGCCGAAGCTGTCGTTTGTGCTGATGGCTGTGGGAGTTGCATTGATTGCGCGAAAACTGCCCGCGGCAAAAGAGGAAGCAGTCTTGCTGGCGGATGAGGCGGCGGAAGATGGAGCCACACCAAAAGATAAAACCAAATCGATCGACAGCGCTAAGAACGAGAACTTGGCTTCACTGCTGAAGATGGACGAACTGACCCTCGAGATCGGCTTCCAATTGATTCCCATGGTTGATGAGAAACAAGGGGGGCAGATGCTCAATCGCGTGAGAGCCCTCCGTCGTCATCTTGCGACGGAGCTTGGGTTCATTGTCCCCCCTATCCACATCACGGACAACCTGCGGCTGAAGCCGCGAGAGTATGTGGTCAGTCTCCGTGGCATTGAGATAGCACGCTGGCAGACGGAACAAAATTGTCTGCTGGCGGTGAATGCAGACTCGAAGGCGCGTGCGTTGCCTGGCGTAGAGACGCGAGAACCCGCGTTCGGCGTGTTGGCTCGATGGATTCAGCCAGGGCTGGAAGAGCAGGCATTGGCGGCTGGCTATTCCGTGGTTGATCAGACCACGGTCATCGGAACTCATCTCGGCGAGTTGATTCGTCGTCACGCCCACGAACTGCTGGGCAGACAAGAGGTCAAGCGTCTTCTGGATAGCATGAATGATAGCTATCCCAAGCTGGTCGAAGAGCTGGTTCCGAAGCTGATGACGCTGGGTGAGGTTCAGCGGGTGTTACAGCAGTTATTGCGCGAACAGGTATCGATCCGTGATCTCGGCTCAATTCTCGAGTATCTGGTAGAAGCGGCACAGTCGTCGAAGAACGTGGTGCATCTGGTGGAGACGGTGCGCCAGTCGCTTGGACGAGGGCTTATCCATCCGCTGCTTGACGGAGAAGGCAGTCTACGGGTGCTGATGCTGGAGCCGATGCTTGAGGCAGATCTGCTGAACACATTCGATCCGAAGAGCACTCTGCTGTTGGGCGATGGTGCCAAGCCAGGAACGATGCCTGTGGATTTTCTGCGTCGGCTTGTTGAATCTGTGAAACGCCTAACCGGAGGGAACTCTACATCGGCACTTCCCGTGCTCTTATGTCCGAGTCCGGCCCGTTATCATGTGCGGCGTTGGCTGGAGCCGTTTCTGCCGAAGGTGACAGTACTGGCCCCGGCCGAGATACCGAATGAGATTCGAGTACGAAGTATGGGAACCGTTGGTTGA
- a CDS encoding FliA/WhiG family RNA polymerase sigma factor, with product MSTGSAVPVQILHGLSQGQLLGDGQATEAAVFIPFTDSDRPKGKLVSESVMDRDLMLMEHLPTVRYLARRIHERLPQHVELDDLISAGVVGLIDAFSKFDHTKKVQFKSYAQFRIRGAILDSLRTLDWSPRELRRKGRAVEEAIRSVTQRVGRAPSEQEIAGEMELSLADYQQLLGDLKGLEIGSLHIERSEDSGDEELAYIPGSPEEDPLFRCLKGEMKQRLADAIDELPEKERMVLTLYYYEELTMKEIGLTLGVVESRVSQIHSSAVLRLRTALAGLRSTQSAKGDKAASGKRRASS from the coding sequence ATGAGCACAGGCAGTGCGGTTCCGGTACAGATTTTGCATGGGTTGTCTCAGGGGCAGCTGCTCGGTGACGGACAGGCGACAGAGGCAGCGGTCTTTATTCCATTTACAGACAGTGACAGGCCAAAAGGAAAGCTTGTGAGTGAAAGCGTGATGGACCGCGATCTCATGTTGATGGAACATCTCCCGACGGTGCGTTATCTGGCGCGCCGCATCCACGAGCGACTGCCGCAGCACGTGGAACTCGATGATCTCATCTCCGCCGGGGTGGTGGGACTTATCGATGCTTTTTCAAAGTTCGATCACACTAAGAAAGTCCAGTTCAAAAGCTATGCACAGTTCAGGATTCGCGGTGCGATCCTCGATTCACTGCGAACGCTCGACTGGAGTCCAAGAGAGTTGCGTAGAAAAGGAAGAGCGGTGGAAGAGGCGATCCGCTCTGTCACGCAGCGAGTTGGGCGCGCACCATCGGAACAGGAGATCGCCGGCGAGATGGAGCTGAGTCTGGCCGACTATCAACAACTCCTCGGCGACCTGAAGGGACTGGAGATTGGCAGTCTGCATATAGAACGCTCGGAGGATTCGGGAGATGAGGAACTGGCATATATTCCGGGGTCTCCAGAGGAAGATCCATTGTTTCGCTGCCTGAAAGGGGAGATGAAGCAGCGATTAGCCGATGCCATTGACGAACTCCCAGAAAAAGAGCGAATGGTATTGACTCTCTATTACTACGAAGAACTGACCATGAAGGAGATTGGACTCACACTCGGAGTTGTGGAATCGCGGGTCTCACAGATCCATTCCTCTGCTGTCTTGCGGCTGCGCACCGCGCTTGCCGGATTGCGTTCTACTCAATCTGCCAAAGGTGACAAGGCTGCGAGTGGCAAGCGGCGCGCTTCGTCCTAA
- a CDS encoding FliM/FliN family flagellar motor switch protein, translating to MGKQLEQGDIDALFAAAGANVATHATADGDSIPPERYNFSRAGQISNEQMRAISTVNDLFARNLMHTLGAWLRTPLRVKLVAGEQLPFKEFLERLSIHTFVCSLRLEPLGAVGLLELELAISSPIVDVLLGGAGKAWPVRELTDIEEAILTSVVQLTVQELNLAWQSVGLEFVFEKRETEAAVARMMTPGEKTLCVSFEVRMPEAQGVLNLCLPAVVLNAILRRLISEGDRPRRRSKEAHMRIRELLGQMKIGTLLQFPQMRLRASEVATLVPGTVLRLPLPRTSAAELRVGNLHLGRAHPVRTGEHRGAQLEGEIDRDEISGHLAHALGQQADEATMSVN from the coding sequence ATGGGCAAGCAGCTTGAGCAGGGCGATATCGATGCATTATTTGCGGCCGCTGGAGCGAATGTCGCCACCCATGCCACGGCAGACGGAGATTCAATTCCGCCTGAGAGATATAACTTCAGCAGAGCAGGTCAAATCAGTAACGAACAGATGCGGGCCATCAGTACAGTGAACGATCTGTTTGCGCGTAATCTGATGCATACCCTTGGAGCGTGGTTGAGGACTCCGTTGCGGGTGAAGCTGGTAGCGGGTGAGCAGTTGCCGTTCAAGGAGTTTCTGGAGCGGCTCTCGATTCATACCTTTGTCTGTTCGCTTCGATTGGAACCGCTGGGCGCCGTCGGTTTGCTGGAGCTTGAACTTGCCATTTCGTCACCGATCGTCGATGTCTTATTGGGCGGCGCGGGCAAAGCGTGGCCAGTACGTGAATTGACCGACATCGAGGAGGCGATTCTCACCTCGGTCGTGCAGCTTACTGTGCAGGAACTTAATCTCGCCTGGCAATCGGTCGGACTCGAATTTGTCTTTGAGAAGCGGGAGACGGAGGCGGCAGTGGCTCGCATGATGACTCCAGGTGAAAAGACCTTGTGTGTGAGCTTCGAAGTTCGGATGCCAGAGGCTCAGGGTGTCCTTAACCTTTGCCTACCGGCTGTTGTGCTCAATGCAATTCTCAGGCGGCTGATCTCAGAAGGAGACCGCCCGCGCAGGCGATCGAAAGAAGCGCATATGAGGATCAGAGAGTTGTTGGGACAGATGAAAATCGGGACACTGTTGCAGTTTCCACAGATGCGTTTACGCGCCAGCGAGGTGGCGACGCTGGTGCCCGGCACGGTGTTGCGGCTGCCGCTGCCGCGTACGTCGGCTGCGGAGTTGCGCGTGGGCAACCTGCATCTTGGACGTGCACATCCTGTACGGACGGGAGAACATCGGGGAGCTCAATTGGAAGGCGAGATCGATCGCGATGAAATCAGCGGACATCTCGCCCATGCTTTGGGTCAACAGGCGGATGAAGCAACAATGAGTGTGAATTGA
- a CDS encoding FliM/FliN family flagellar motor switch protein, producing MDQAMSAGETARAEAISLLCDIELDASLQFGSREMPLQEVLELGPGDVIELDRHVSEPVDLVIGDRIVARGEVVIVSGNFALRITEVATPQLRLESIRCLF from the coding sequence ATGGATCAGGCGATGAGTGCAGGTGAAACAGCACGAGCAGAGGCGATAAGCCTCTTATGCGATATTGAGCTCGATGCGTCGTTGCAATTTGGTTCGCGGGAGATGCCTCTGCAAGAGGTGCTGGAACTGGGGCCCGGAGATGTAATTGAACTTGACCGGCATGTGTCCGAACCGGTGGATCTTGTGATCGGAGACCGGATCGTGGCTCGTGGCGAAGTGGTGATTGTGAGCGGCAACTTCGCTCTTCGGATTACGGAAGTAGCAACGCCGCAACTGCGGCTGGAGAGCATACGATGCCTTTTCTAA
- a CDS encoding peptidoglycan-binding protein: MRFAQLVLCTGLVIATAMPAMAVVHARRGPTSHHSLFHARGQKHSKIAARSIGQRSIDDSRATQIQAALVKSGYLSDPSGHWDANTSAAMEKYQADNGWQTKLVPDSRAIIKLGLGPDHDADRATAASTLGTTESASASTISQ, translated from the coding sequence ATGAGGTTTGCTCAACTCGTCCTGTGCACTGGACTCGTTATAGCTACGGCAATGCCCGCGATGGCGGTAGTTCACGCTCGCCGCGGCCCCACATCGCATCACAGCCTGTTCCATGCCCGCGGCCAGAAGCACTCCAAGATAGCTGCAAGGTCGATTGGGCAACGCTCCATTGATGACAGTCGCGCCACCCAGATTCAAGCCGCGCTCGTCAAATCGGGCTACCTCTCCGACCCCTCCGGCCACTGGGACGCTAACACCTCAGCTGCGATGGAGAAGTATCAGGCCGATAATGGCTGGCAGACCAAGTTGGTCCCAGACTCCCGTGCCATCATCAAACTGGGCCTCGGTCCGGATCATGATGCGGATCGAGCAACGGCAGCATCCACGCTGGGTACGACGGAATCCGCTTCGGCATCCACAATCTCGCAATAG